The nucleotide sequence CCTCAAGGAGTGATCCCATGGCACGCGTGAAGCGTTCTGTGAATGCGAAGAAGAAGCGTCGCGAAGTTCTCGAGCTGGCCTCCGGCTACCGCGGCCAGCGTTCCCGCCTGTACCGCAAGGCCAAGGAGCAGATGCTCCACTCGGCCACCTACAGCTACCGCGACCGTCGCGCCAAGAAGGGCGACTTCCGTGGGCTGTGGATCCAGCGCATCAACGCTGCCGCCCGCGCCGAGGGCATGACCTACAACCGCCTGATCTCCGGTCTGAAGAACGCGGGCGTCGAGGTCGATCGCAAGATCCTCGCCGATCTGGCCGTCAACGACACCGCTGCCTTCAACGCCCTGGTTGCTGTCGCGAAGGACAACCAGAGCGTCGCGGCCGCCTGAGGGGCGGTCCAGTGACTCACGAACCGAACGCCGCGCCAGGCATGCCCGCCTCGGTGCTGCGTTCGGTTCGTCGTCTGACCCAGCGCAGGGGCCGGGACCTCACCGGCACCTTCCTGGCGGAGGGCCGGCAGGCAGTGCGCGAGGCGCTCGCGGCCAAGGGCCTCGTCCAGGAGCTGATCGTCGACGACGTGGACAAGCACGCGGACCTCATCGAGGGGACCGACGTGCCGATCTGGCATGCCACCGTCGCCCAGATGCGGCAGCTCAGCGACACCGTCACGCCGCAGGGCATCATCGCCGTGTGTCGGCAGCTGGAGTTCGGCTGGGAGGACATCGCCGACGCCCGGCTCGTCGTGATCTGCGCGCAGGTGCGGGACCCGGGCAACGCCGGCACGGTGATCCGGTGCGCCGACGCGTTCGGGGCCGACGGCGTGATCCTCACGACCGGCTCCGTCGAGATCTACAACCCCAAGACCGTCCGCTCCACGGTCGGGAGCCTCTTCCACATGCCGATCCTCACAGGCGTGCCGCTCACCGACGCCGTCGCCCGGGTCAAGGCCCAGGGCATGACCGTGCTCGCCGCCGACGGTGAGGGCGACGCCCTCGACCTCAAGGCGGCCGCGGGCGAGCTGAGCGGCCCGATCGCCTGGATCATGGGCAACGAGGCGTGGGGCCTGCCCGAGGAGGACGCGCGCCTGGCCGACGAGGTCGTGGCCGTCCCGATGTGGGGGCAGGCCGAGAGCCTGAACCTTTCCAGCGCCGCAGCGGTGTGCCTGTACGCCACCGCCTCGGCGCAACGACGCGAAGGAGGGTCCCATGTCAGGGCCTAACGACAACTTCGATCCCAAGCAGGTCGCCGCACTCGACCCGTCGGCGATCGACGGCTACGTGGCAGCAGCACTCGCGGCGGTCGAGGCCGCGACAGACTCCGCCCAGCTGAAGCAGGCGCGTCTCGACCACGCGGGCGACGCGTCCCCGCTCGCTCTGGCGAACCGGGAGATCGGTGCGCTGCCTCCGCAGGCCCGCAAGGAGGCCGGCCAGCGCGTCGGCAAGGCCCGCGGCGAGGTCTCCCGCGCCGTCGCTGCCCGCCAGGCGGAGTTGAGCGCGGCCGAGGAGGCCGCGGCTCTGGTAGCCGAGCGCATCGACATGACGCTGCCCGTCGACGTCGCGCCCCAGGGGGCGCTGCACCCCGTCACCACGCTCATCGACGAGATGATCGACGTGTTCGTCGCGATGGGCTACCAGGTCGCCGACGGCCCCCAGCTCGAGGCCGAGTGGTACAACTTCGACGCCCTCAATCTCGCCCCCGACCACCCGGCCCGCGCCCTGCAGGACACCCTCTGGGTCGATCCGCCGTCGGCCGGCCGGCTGCTGCGCACGCAGACGTCGCCGGTGCAGGCCCGCGCGCTGCTGACGCGTGGCGTCCCGCTGTACGTCATCAGCCCCGGCAAGGTGTTCCGCGCCGACGAGTACGACGCGACGCACCTGCCCGTGTTCCACCAGTTGGAGGGTCTCGTCGTCGACAAGGGCATCTCCATGGCGGACCTGCGCGGCACGCTCGACCACCTCGCGCAGGCGATGTTCGGCGACGACGTGATCACGCGCATGCGCCCGCACTACTTCCCGTTCACCGAGCCGTCCGGTGAGGTCGACCTGCGCTGCTTCGTGTGCCACGGAGACTCCGTCGGCAACCCCGACCGCCCGTGCCGCACCTGCCGGTCCGAGGGCTGGATCGAGTGGGGCGGCTGCGGCATCGTCAACCCGCGCGTGCTCGCCGCCTGCGGCATCGACCCCGACGTGTACTCCGGCTTCGCGTTCGGCATGGGCGTCGACCGCACCGTCATGTTCCGCACCGGCGCCCCCGACCTGCGTGACTTCGTCGAGGGCGACATCCGATTCAGCCGTTCCATCCTGGGAGGAGCCCGA is from Tessaracoccus palaemonis and encodes:
- the rplT gene encoding 50S ribosomal protein L20, which gives rise to MARVKRSVNAKKKRREVLELASGYRGQRSRLYRKAKEQMLHSATYSYRDRRAKKGDFRGLWIQRINAAARAEGMTYNRLISGLKNAGVEVDRKILADLAVNDTAAFNALVAVAKDNQSVAAA
- a CDS encoding TrmH family RNA methyltransferase, whose protein sequence is MPASVLRSVRRLTQRRGRDLTGTFLAEGRQAVREALAAKGLVQELIVDDVDKHADLIEGTDVPIWHATVAQMRQLSDTVTPQGIIAVCRQLEFGWEDIADARLVVICAQVRDPGNAGTVIRCADAFGADGVILTTGSVEIYNPKTVRSTVGSLFHMPILTGVPLTDAVARVKAQGMTVLAADGEGDALDLKAAAGELSGPIAWIMGNEAWGLPEEDARLADEVVAVPMWGQAESLNLSSAAAVCLYATASAQRREGGSHVRA
- the pheS gene encoding phenylalanine--tRNA ligase subunit alpha; translated protein: MSGPNDNFDPKQVAALDPSAIDGYVAAALAAVEAATDSAQLKQARLDHAGDASPLALANREIGALPPQARKEAGQRVGKARGEVSRAVAARQAELSAAEEAAALVAERIDMTLPVDVAPQGALHPVTTLIDEMIDVFVAMGYQVADGPQLEAEWYNFDALNLAPDHPARALQDTLWVDPPSAGRLLRTQTSPVQARALLTRGVPLYVISPGKVFRADEYDATHLPVFHQLEGLVVDKGISMADLRGTLDHLAQAMFGDDVITRMRPHYFPFTEPSGEVDLRCFVCHGDSVGNPDRPCRTCRSEGWIEWGGCGIVNPRVLAACGIDPDVYSGFAFGMGVDRTVMFRTGAPDLRDFVEGDIRFSRSILGGAR